One window of Methanomassiliicoccus sp. genomic DNA carries:
- a CDS encoding ATP-binding protein, with protein METRFRMNFGEPLQVGEMLVVENETSTDRYLIRVMDIFHGADSDEKDWLVTHAGQALKQDAEMDVFDLERIKGKLFCAGISIPLGCIGSTFRKTKTIPHHFSKVRRTDIRDYEFLKESLGDIQVGNLRSGDQVLDFPVGITGQAIPHHIGIFATTGMGKSNLMKNLALSCMSIRRYGFLILDPHGEYYDGGEAKKRGLKHAGRPDALVVFSSRKLDGPYNSLYLASSEIEIADLQNLYEFTEPQKECMQSAQYRYGENWLVELNDRSVAAINKDLGEKYHEGTINVIKRRLENLFRLDLVTRDPKLSVTKNIIDSLHDCKVVLVDTSNMFETEELLISTVLSRAIFERNKELYGDKERFDKLPPVLIALEEAQRVLTEAKGSIFAQIAREGRKFKTGLCAVSQQPKLIDSEIISQFNTLFVLGLADRKDRDILKNSAKQDISQLENEIQMLMPGEALIASPFTPFAVPVKIHLYEEYLASVPAMGTEKLASTRTVPDRGFY; from the coding sequence ATGGAAACGCGGTTCAGGATGAACTTCGGAGAGCCCCTGCAGGTGGGGGAGATGTTGGTGGTGGAGAACGAGACCTCTACGGACCGTTACCTTATACGGGTCATGGACATATTCCATGGGGCCGATTCCGATGAGAAGGACTGGCTGGTGACCCACGCAGGCCAGGCATTAAAGCAGGATGCGGAGATGGACGTCTTCGACCTCGAGCGCATCAAGGGGAAGCTCTTCTGTGCAGGTATCTCCATCCCCCTGGGCTGCATCGGGAGCACTTTCCGGAAGACCAAGACCATTCCTCACCACTTCTCCAAGGTGCGCCGGACCGATATCCGTGATTATGAGTTCTTGAAGGAAAGCCTCGGCGACATCCAGGTGGGCAACCTTCGCTCCGGGGACCAGGTCCTGGACTTTCCTGTAGGCATCACGGGGCAGGCCATACCACACCATATCGGCATCTTCGCCACAACGGGTATGGGCAAGAGCAATCTCATGAAGAACCTGGCCCTGTCGTGCATGAGCATACGCAGGTACGGCTTCCTCATCCTCGATCCTCACGGCGAGTACTATGATGGCGGCGAGGCCAAGAAGAGGGGTTTGAAGCACGCCGGACGTCCTGATGCCCTGGTGGTGTTCTCCTCCCGGAAACTGGATGGCCCATATAACAGCCTGTACCTCGCTTCCTCGGAGATCGAGATCGCCGACCTACAGAATCTCTATGAGTTCACCGAGCCCCAGAAGGAGTGCATGCAGTCCGCCCAGTACCGCTACGGTGAGAACTGGCTGGTGGAGCTGAACGACCGCTCGGTGGCCGCTATAAACAAGGACCTGGGGGAGAAATATCACGAGGGTACGATCAACGTGATAAAGCGTCGTCTGGAGAACCTCTTCCGCCTTGACCTGGTCACCAGGGACCCCAAGCTCTCCGTCACCAAGAACATCATCGACTCCCTCCACGACTGCAAGGTCGTCCTGGTGGACACGTCCAACATGTTCGAGACCGAGGAGCTTCTCATCTCCACGGTGCTCTCGCGGGCCATCTTTGAAAGGAACAAGGAGCTTTACGGAGATAAGGAGAGGTTCGATAAGCTTCCACCAGTGCTCATCGCCCTGGAGGAGGCGCAGCGTGTTCTCACCGAGGCCAAGGGGAGCATCTTCGCGCAGATCGCCCGGGAAGGAAGGAAGTTCAAGACCGGCCTGTGCGCGGTGTCCCAGCAGCCTAAGTTGATCGACAGCGAGATCATATCCCAGTTCAACACCCTCTTCGTCCTCGGCCTGGCAGACCGCAAGGACCGGGACATACTGAAGAACTCCGCTAAGCAGGACATCTCCCAGCTGGAGAACGAGATCCAGATGCTGATGCCAGGGGAGGCGCTGATAGCGTCCCCGTTCACACCTTTCGCGGTGCCTGTGAAGATCCACCTCTATGAGGAGTACCTGGCGAGTGTGCCGGCGATGGGGACGGAGAAGTTAGCGTCCACACGAACGGTCCCGGACAGGGGATTCTACTGA